The nucleotide sequence TATAGTATTAGCAGGGATTGGAATATTTTTTGTCCTTTCAATGTTTTGGCTATATTCTAAGAATTCAGAGGATCCGGTCATCTACGCAACCGAATCGCCTTCAAAAAATACGATCATAAAAAAAACAGTGGCTACAGGGAGCATTGTTCCTAAGGAAGAAGTGTTGATAAAGCCTAACATTTCGGGTATTATCGATGAAATCTTTGTGCAGGCAGGAGATGTGATACAAAGCGGTGATCTAATCGCAAAAGTAAAGGTTGTGCCCAATGTTAATTCCTTAAGTAGTGCAAAAAACAACATAAACAGTGCCCGTACTCAGGTTGAAACTGCTAGACTGGCATTGGAGAGCCAAAAAAGCATTTATGAGAGACAAAAGGAACTTTTTGAAAAAGGTGTGATCTCGGCAAATGAATTTGATAATGCGCAACTTAGCTATAATCAGGCGCAACAGCGTTACAATCAGGAAAAAGTTGGGCTTTCAGGAGCACAGCAAACTTTCGATATTGTTAAGACGGGTACAACCAGTGGTTTAGGAACTTCAGCCAACACCGAAATACGGGCAACGGTGTCTGGAATGGTGCTGGATGTGCCGGTAAAAACCGGAAATCAGGTGATCGAGGCTAATAATTTTAATGATGGAACGACTATTGCCACCCTCGCCGATGTAAACCGGATGATCTTTGAAGGGAAAGTAGACGAAAGCGAAGTGGGTAAAATAGCCGAGGGGCTTCCACTGGAGATCACAGTAGGCGCCATAGAGAACAAGAATTTTGATGCAATACTGGACTATATTGCTCCCAAGGGTGTAAGTGAGAACGGTGCTATTCAGTTTGAAATAAAAGGAACGCTTAATAAAAAGGATACTACCTTTATACGAGCGGGACTAAGTGCAAATGCTTCCATTATCCTGGCAAGGGCAGACAGTGTTTTGTCGGTGAAAGAAGCATTAATTCAATATGATCCCAAAACACAAAAACCATTCGTAGAAGTGGAAACGGGAGAACAACAATTTGAACGAAAGGATGTTGAGCTTGGAATAAGCGACGGAATTAATGTGGAAATAAAAAGTGGAGTTTCTGAAGGGGATAAGATCAAGGTCTGGAATCAGATAAAGGCTGCGCCCGATTTCTCCAAATCTCAGTAGGGAGTAATTTATGGGTCAATTCTGTAACACTTTTAACATTCTCAAGACAAATTCAACAACTACAATTTTTATGAAGAACTTAGTAATCATCCTCATTTTGCTTTTTACAACATCACTTGTTGAAGCACAAACAAAAAAATGGACCTTGAAAGAGTGTGTTGTACATGCGCTTGAAAATAATATTTCGGTGAAGCAGAGCGCTTTGGATGTAGAACTCGCTGAAATCACAAAGAGTGATGCTGTTGGTAATTATCTGCCCACTTTAAACGGAAGTGCTTCTAACTCATGGAATACAGGACTAACGCAAAACGTAACCTCGGGGGTATTGGAAACTCAAACCTCTCGAAATTCATCCTATGGATTAACAGTTGGGGTAGATATTTTTAAAGGTCTGGAGAATTTAAGAACGAGTCAGCGCGCTAAATTAACCGAACTTTCTGCCCAGTACAACTTGAGTAAAATGCAGGATGACATTACACTATTTGTTGCCAATGCATATCTTCAGATCCTTTTAAATAAAGCTAATCTTGAGGTTGTAACCTCTCAGAATATAGTTACTCAGGAGCAGTTACAGCGCACCAATGATCTGGTTGATGCGGGAGTATTACCCAGAGGTGATCTTTTGGAGATCCGGGCTACAGATGCTTCGGAAAAACAACAAATTGCCATCGCCGAAAATGCCGTGGAGATATCTTTGATAAGTCTGGCGCAGTTGCTGTTAATTCAGGATTACGAGAATTTCGATATTGCCGATGAAGACTTCGAGATCATAGACGAAGGTATTTCGTCCAAACAAATATCAGAGATTATCGCTTCGGCCCAGGAGAATCGTTCCGAAGTAAAGATTGCCGAGAACAATCTTGATATTGCTGAAATAGATCTTAAACTGGCCAGAAGTCAGTACTATCCTTCTTTAAGAGGGTTTTTCAATTATAATACACGGGAATCAAATATTGCGCGATTTGCAACTGGAATAGACCCGAATAATCCAACGATCACACAGGAGATCGGGGTGGTTCAGTCTACAGGAGATGTGGTTGTGGCGACGGGACCAAATACGGTGCTTCAGGAACTTGATCCGTTACCATATTTTGAGCAGCTTTATCTCAATGATGGAATTTCGTATGGCGTTCAGTTAAATGTTCCTATTTTTAATGGTTTTGCGGTACGAAACAATGTAAAGCGAAGCAAGATAAATGTAAGGCGACAGGAATATTTACTGGAGCAGACCAAATTGGATCTGGAGTCGAACGTATATCAGGCCTATGTAGATGCCAAAGGTTCGCTGAAAGCATATGAGGCGGCCCTTGTAGCTCTGGAATCTCAGGAATTAGCGTATCAATATGCCAAGGACAGATATGATGTAGGGTTGACGAATGCCTTCGATTTCAGTCAGTCGAAATTGCGCTATGACAATACAAAGATCGAATTGAATCGAGCCAAATACGATTATATCTTTAAGTTGAAAGTATTGGAGTTGTATTTTGGAATTTCAGCAACCGAACTAAAGTTTTAACCATGAAGAAAAAGACACTTATTATTTTAATTGTTTCTGTTGTAGTGCTATTAATTTTACTCATTGGTGGCAAAAAAGCCGGTTGGTTTGGCAAGGACGGAAATGTTCGGGAAGTGGAGTTCTCTAAGATTGAACCCATTGATATTATTGAAACTGTAGCAGCTACGGGAAAGATTCAGCCGGAGGTAGAAGTAATGCTTTCTTCGGAAGTATCCGGAGAGATCATAGAACTTCCTATTAAAGAAGGACAGCAAGTGAAGAAAGGAGATCTCTTGGTAAAAATAAACCCCGATCTAATTCAGGCAGCTGTGAGTCAATCGATTGCCGGACTTCAGAATGTAAAAGCACAATTGTCACAGGCCGAAGCCAATCTTAAGAATGCCGAACTCAATTACAACCGAAACAAGGCGTTATTTGAAAAGGGAGTAATTTCCAAAGCAGAGTGGGATCGTTCAATTAATGAATACGAATCTGCTCAGGCCAGTAAGCAATCTGCATATTACAATGTACAGAGTGCTGCTGCAAATGTGAAACAGTCTCAGGATAATTTATCCCGAACTAATATTTATGCTCCAATGGATGGAACCA is from Constantimarinum furrinae and encodes:
- a CDS encoding efflux RND transporter periplasmic adaptor subunit, with product MKKTGTIIVLAGIGIFFVLSMFWLYSKNSEDPVIYATESPSKNTIIKKTVATGSIVPKEEVLIKPNISGIIDEIFVQAGDVIQSGDLIAKVKVVPNVNSLSSAKNNINSARTQVETARLALESQKSIYERQKELFEKGVISANEFDNAQLSYNQAQQRYNQEKVGLSGAQQTFDIVKTGTTSGLGTSANTEIRATVSGMVLDVPVKTGNQVIEANNFNDGTTIATLADVNRMIFEGKVDESEVGKIAEGLPLEITVGAIENKNFDAILDYIAPKGVSENGAIQFEIKGTLNKKDTTFIRAGLSANASIILARADSVLSVKEALIQYDPKTQKPFVEVETGEQQFERKDVELGISDGINVEIKSGVSEGDKIKVWNQIKAAPDFSKSQ
- a CDS encoding TolC family protein — protein: MKNLVIILILLFTTSLVEAQTKKWTLKECVVHALENNISVKQSALDVELAEITKSDAVGNYLPTLNGSASNSWNTGLTQNVTSGVLETQTSRNSSYGLTVGVDIFKGLENLRTSQRAKLTELSAQYNLSKMQDDITLFVANAYLQILLNKANLEVVTSQNIVTQEQLQRTNDLVDAGVLPRGDLLEIRATDASEKQQIAIAENAVEISLISLAQLLLIQDYENFDIADEDFEIIDEGISSKQISEIIASAQENRSEVKIAENNLDIAEIDLKLARSQYYPSLRGFFNYNTRESNIARFATGIDPNNPTITQEIGVVQSTGDVVVATGPNTVLQELDPLPYFEQLYLNDGISYGVQLNVPIFNGFAVRNNVKRSKINVRRQEYLLEQTKLDLESNVYQAYVDAKGSLKAYEAALVALESQELAYQYAKDRYDVGLTNAFDFSQSKLRYDNTKIELNRAKYDYIFKLKVLELYFGISATELKF